The Burkholderia pyrrocinia genomic sequence GCAGCAGCACCTGCGGCACGATCCCGAAGTAAGGCAGCGTCGTCACGATGCGCCGCGCGAGGCGCGCGCGTGCGAGGCCGATCTCGATCGCGTTGCGCTTGTCGCCGGTGTACGGCGTGGGCGCGACATGCGCGGCCGACGCATACGCTTCGCGCGTGAGCGGCACGTGCGCGAGCGGGTGCGCTTCGCGCATCAGGCACACGATCGTGTCGGAGAACAGGTCCTGGCGCGCGAACTGCGGGTCGGGCTTCGGCCAGTTGCCGATCACGAGATCGAGCGCGCCCGATTCGAGCGCGCCCGCGTGGTCGAGCGCAGGATTCAGCGAATCGATTTCCAGATGCGCATGCGGCGCCGCGTCGCGAAAGCGCTCGATCAGCGTCGGCATGAAGAAATCGTTCAGATAGTCGGGCGCGGCGACGCGGAACGTGCGGCGCGCGGACGACGGGTCGAAATCGCCGTGAGGCGTCGCGATGAAGTCGACCTCGCGCAGCGCGCGCTGCGCGGCTTCGAGCAGCGACGCGCCGTATTCGGTCGGCACCATCCCGGATTTGCCGCGCACGAGGATCGGGTCGTTCAGCGTCTCGCGCAGCTTGCGCAGCGCGGTGCTGATCGCGGGCTGGGTCTGGTTCAGCCTCAGCGCGGCCTGCGTGACGCTGCGCTCGAGCAGCAGCGTGCGCAATACGCGCACGAGCCAGATGTCGAGCGAGGCGGTACGGTCGTCGTCTTCCATCGGTGCGGGTGATTCGGGCGAAGCGTAACCTTACCGCAGCTGCACGTTGCCGTGCGTGATACCGGCCATCACGCCCGGCCCTTCGGCAGCGTGCTGATCCGCTTGACCTCGCTCGATTCGAGCCAGTTCGGCGTGCGCGCGCAGTACAGCACCATCGGCAGCGCGTCTTCACCCCAGAACAATTGCTTGTTCATCCAGAACGTCGGCACGCCGAACACGCCGAGCGCGATCGCGTCGGCATTGTTGCGGGCCAGTTGCGCACTGGTCTCCTCGAATTCGATCAGCTCGTCGCCGTGGCCGACGCCGACGCGTTCGCACAGCGCCGCGAAACCTTCGGGCGTCGACGGATCGTTGCCTTCGCGCCAGATGAAGCGGTACATCTCCAGCACCGTTACGATATCGGCGCGCAGCGCGATCGCGAGGCGCAACACCTTGTCGGAATCGAACGGGTGCGCGGGCGGCATCTTGAAGCGGATCCCGAGCTGTTCCGCGCGAAACAGCGCGTGACGGTACGTGAACACGCGCTTGGCCGGCACGTCGGCGCTCGGGCGTTGACCCCAGTGGCGCTGCAGGTCCATGAGCGACACGGCGACCGGTTCGAACGGCACGTCCGGCCATTTGTCGTGCTGTTCGAGCAGCAGATAGGAGAACGGCGACACGAAGTCGAAGAACCAGGCGGGCTGGGCGGTGTCGAGGCCGGTTGTCATGACGATCTCCAGAGGGTGGGGCATACGGCGGCCTCCATGGTACGCGG encodes the following:
- a CDS encoding DsbA family protein, which produces MTTGLDTAQPAWFFDFVSPFSYLLLEQHDKWPDVPFEPVAVSLMDLQRHWGQRPSADVPAKRVFTYRHALFRAEQLGIRFKMPPAHPFDSDKVLRLAIALRADIVTVLEMYRFIWREGNDPSTPEGFAALCERVGVGHGDELIEFEETSAQLARNNADAIALGVFGVPTFWMNKQLFWGEDALPMVLYCARTPNWLESSEVKRISTLPKGRA
- a CDS encoding LysR family transcriptional regulator, yielding MEDDDRTASLDIWLVRVLRTLLLERSVTQAALRLNQTQPAISTALRKLRETLNDPILVRGKSGMVPTEYGASLLEAAQRALREVDFIATPHGDFDPSSARRTFRVAAPDYLNDFFMPTLIERFRDAAPHAHLEIDSLNPALDHAGALESGALDLVIGNWPKPDPQFARQDLFSDTIVCLMREAHPLAHVPLTREAYASAAHVAPTPYTGDKRNAIEIGLARARLARRIVTTLPYFGIVPQVLLQSDLIFTTTRRFATHYAQLLPLVVVTPPVPFPRIKSYLLTHPQPDRPTDIAWLCALMQSVSDELTIARTRKR